In Dama dama isolate Ldn47 chromosome X, ASM3311817v1, whole genome shotgun sequence, one genomic interval encodes:
- the LOC133052358 gene encoding odorant-binding protein-like, whose translation MKVLFLSLLLVVCAAQEEEAQPSLSELSGQWRTAYIASSNLEKINPNGPFRVYLQKVLFDDEQGTLDFYVRHEGKWEHKHITGIKQDDGTYAADYEGKNIFEVAYASKNFMVTHNINVDEHGKKTVMTGLFVKPNIEEKVLQKFKELTKEKGIDEKNIVNFIKSDDWLP comes from the exons ATGAAGGTTCTGTTCCTGAGTTTACTACTTGTGGTTTGTGCTGCCCAAGAAGAGGAAGCTCAGCCAAGTCTCTCAGAG CTTTCAGGACAATGGAGAACCGCATACATTGCATCCAGTAACCTGGAGAAGATCAACCCCAATGGGCCATTCAGGGTTTACCTCCAGAAAGTTCTGTTTGATGATGAACAGGGCACATTAGACTTTTATGTCAG acacGAGGGAAAATGGGAACATAAACACATCACGGGAATAAAGCAAGATGATGGTACTTATGCTGCTGACT atgagggtaaaaatatatttgaagttgCTTATGCATCCAAAAACTTTATGGTAACACATAACATCAATGTGGATGAACATGGCAAGAAGACAGTAATGACTGGACTATTTG TTAAAccaaatattgaagaaaaagtCTTGCAGAAGTTCAAGGAGCtgacaaaagagaaagggattGATGAGAAAAATATTGTGAATTTCATCAAAAGTG ATGACTGGCTTCCCTGA